The window TTACCCGGTGGGCGTGGCCTAATTTTCAAAACGAATTTCCTTCAATCTGAATGGGGTGGGGCCTCAAGTAGTGGGCGGGGCCTAAGTTTAGGAAACGAATTCTTCTATCCAGATAAGGGGGTGGGGCTTAACTAAGTGGGCGTGGCTTTAGTCAGGGAAGTAATTCTCCCTTATCTGCATGTGGGGGCGGGGCTTAATTTGGTGGGCATGGCCTAATACGGGAATAGAATTTTTTCGAAGTATACAGGAGGGTGGGGCTTAACCCAGTGGGCGTGTCCACGGGCAGAGGGGGGCGTGTCCTTACCGGTGGGCGGGGCCGGCGAGGGCGGGGCGGAGTCGGAGTCGCTGGAGCTCGAGTCGGAGTCGGAGtcggacgaggaggaggaggaggaggaggaggaagaggaggaagatgacGACGACGACGAGGAGCTCTTGGGGGGGACGGCGGTGGTGACGTCAGCGGTGACGTCAGCGGTGATGTCAGCGGGAGCGCTGGTGTCCATGGCGACGGCGTCGGTGCTACTGGTGATACTGGGAGGTGACTTCATCGTTACACTGGGAGCCGCCATGTTGGTACTGGTGATACTGGGAGGTGACGTCATCGTCGCACTGGGAGATGACGTCATGGTGGTACTGGACACACTGGAGCCGCCATGTTGgtactgggagaactgggagcCGCCATGTTGTACTGGGAGCCACCATATTGGTACTGGGAGCCGCCATGTTGGTACCGGGAGCACTGGGAGATGACGTCATGGACGTACTGGTCATACTGGGAGCCGACACGCCATGTTggtactggttatactgggagcactgggagccgCCATGTTGGTACCGGGAGTACTGGGAGATGACGTCATGGTTGTACTGGTCAaactggagcactgggagccgACGCCATGTTGGTGGTGGTTATACTGGTCATACTGGGAGATGACGTCACGGTTGTACTGGTCATACTGGTCATACTGGGAGCCGCCATGTTGGTACTGGAAACACTAGGAGATGACGTCATGGTCGTACTGGTTAAACTGGtcgtactgggagcactgggaggtgcAGCATTCGTcacactggtggcactggtgacactggTCATACTGGAGCAGCCATACTGGTCAAACTGGGAGCAGCCATACTGGTCACACCGGTGGCCTTGGTGACACTGGAACTGGTGACACTGGTGGCACCGGTGACACTGGAACTGGTCAAACTGGTGACAATGGAACTGGTGACGCTGGGAGCCgttgccatggtgacactggTCATACTGGTGGCACTGGCGGCACTGGCAGTGGCCTTGGTGACACCAGGGGTGACGGTGACACCAGCAGCGCTCatactggtggcactggtgacactggAACCGGTGACACTGCTCAAACTGGTGACACTGGGACCGATGACACAGCTCATACTGGTGGCACTGGAACTGGTGACACTGTTAAAACTGGTGACACTGGGAGCGGTGACATTGCTCaaactggtggcactggtgacactggAACTGGTGACAATGGTGACACTGGAACTGGTGACACTGGGAGCCGTCGCCATGGTGACATTGCTCAcactggtggccctggtggcatcgagggtggccctggtggccatggccgTGGCCTTGGCGGTGGCGTCGGCGCTGGCCCTCAGGATGGCGGCGCCCAAGGGACTGACCCcgctggggacacccctggggacacccgAGGGGACACCCGAGGGGACAGCGCCACCCGCCCTGGTGGCACCCATGGTGGCCTTGGTGTCACCCATGGTGGCAATGCCAGCCTTGGTGTCACCTGTGGTGGCCTTGGTGTCACCCATGGGGGTAATGCCAGGCTTGGTGTCACCTGTGGTGGCTCCCATGGTGACCTTGGTGACATCCATGGGGGCAATGCCAGGTTTGGTGTCACCcatggtggccttggggacatctgAGGTGACAATTCCAGGTTTGGTATCACCTGTGGTGGCTCCAATGGTGACAATGCCACCCCTGGTGTCACCTgtggtggctttggggacatccATGGTGACAATGCCAGCCCTGGTGTCACTTGTGGTGGCTCCCATGGTGACAATGCCACTCTTGGTGGCATCTGTGAtggccttggggacatctgAGGTGACAATGCCAGCCTTGGTGTCACCTGTGGTGGCTCCAATGGTGACAATGCCACTCTTGGTGTCACCTATGGTGGCTCCAATGGTGACAATGCCACctgtggtggccttggggacacctgaggtGACAATGCCACCACCCTTGGTGACATCCATGGTGACAGTGCCAGGTTTGGTGTCACctgtggtggccttggggacatctgAGGTGGCAATGCCAGGCTTGGTGTCACCTATGGTGGCTCCAATGGTGACAATGCCACCTGTGGTGGCCTTAGGGACATCCATGGTGACAACTCCAGGTTTGGTGTCACCCGTGGTGGCTCCCATGGTGACATTCATGGTGGCAATGTCACctgtggtggccttggggacacttgTGGTGACAACCCCAGCTTTGGTGTCACCCATAGTGACAATGCCACCCTTGGTGTCCCCTGTGGTGCCCTTGGTGACATTGCCACCCTTGCTGTCCATCAGTGCCACCCccacagtgccaccagcaccctTGGGTGCCACCACCCCCATTTTGGTGACACCCTTGGTGACGGCGCCACCCCCCTTGGTGACCCCGCCCACCCTCTTGGTGACAAGTGACATCGGTGACATCATCGGTGACATCATCGGCAATGCCGAGGCCGCCACGGGTGACGAGGGTAAACTGAGGCGCGCGGCGGGCAGCAATGTCCCCAttgatgtccccaaggtgccacCAGCGCCACCTggtggccgtgccagcacccTGGGCAACCCCGGTGGCGGCGGGTGGCGGCGTCCCCAAGGGTGTCCCCAAACGTGGGGACgctttggggacatttggtGACGTCACTTTGGGTTCCGGCGGTGGCGCCGccattttggggacatttggggacgtGGGCGTGGCCTTGGGGACGGGCGGGGGTGTCACCTCCagcttggggacacttggggacagcGGCGGTTTGGGGTCACTTGAGGTGGCGGCTTTGGGGTCACCGTTGGTCACCTTGGGGTCACTTCCGGTCATTTTGTGGTCACTTGCCGCCATCTTGTTTTCACTGGCGGCCATTTTGTTTTCACTTGCCGCCATTTTGTTTTCACTTGCTGCCATTTTATTGTCACTTCCGGCCATCTTGTTTTCACTGGCGGCCATCTTGTTGTCACTTCCGGCCATTTTGTTATCGCTGGCGGCCATTTTGTTTTCACTCGCCGCCATTTTAACGTCACTTCCGGCCATTTTGTTGTCACTTGCCGCCATCTTATTGTCACTTCCGGCCATTTTATTCTCACTTCCAGTCATTTTACTGTCACTTGCCGCCATCTTGTTCTCACTGGCGGCCATCTTGTTTTCACTTGCCGCCATTTTATTGTCACTTGCCgccattttattttcattggcCGCCATTTTATTCTCACTTCCGCCCATTTTATTGTCACTTCCGGCCACTTTCCCCGCCGGTGACACCTTTGGTGacatccctggtgtcccctcagcCACCACAGGTGCTTTGTCCGCTGTCACCGCCGCTGTCACCCCTTCTGGGATGGCCTTGGTGCCATCTGGGGTAACTTTGGTGCCATCTGAGGTGGCCTTGGTGCCATCTGAGGTGGCTTTTGTCACCTCAGGGGTGGTTTTGGTGCCATCTGAGGCGGTTTTGATCACTTCCGGGGTGGCTTTGGTGACATCTGGGGTGGCTTTGGTGGCATCAGAGATGACTTTGGTGCCACCCCCCTCCGTGCCAGGTGGTGCCGGCTGTGCCCCCCCTATGGGCACCCATTTGGACGCTGCCACCCCCGTTGTTGTTGTCACCCCCTTGGgcggctgcagctcagccaatGGCACCCACTTAGGCCGCGCTGGCACCGGTGAGGTGGCACCACCCACACTGGCAGCACCCATGGGTGCTATTGGTGGTGGTGGCGTGGGTGACGCGCTCTCGCTCCGCCCCCTCCTCCGCGACGCCGAGCGCTCCCGTTGGTCCCGAGCGCGTTTTTTGGGCGTGGCCGGCGACGACAGCGAGCGGCTGCGTCGCGATAGCGCCGTCCCTCCGCCACCGCCGCCATGTCGCGATTTTCCGGAAGATTCCGAGCGgctccggcggcggcggcggctccgtcGATCCGGGGATGGTGACGGTGACGGCGatcggcggcgggagcggcggcgggaaCGGGATCGGCGGATGGATCGGGATCTTCGGATCGATCGGGATCGGCGGATCGATGAGCGCGATCGGCGGCGGGAGCGAGATCGGCGGATCGGCGATCGGGATCTTCTAATCGATCGCGATCTTCGGATCGATCGCGACCTTCGGATCGATCGGGATCTTCTGATTGGTGAACGTGACCGGCGAATCGATCGGGATCTTCTGATTGATCGGGATCTTCTTATCGATCGGGATCGGCGTATTGATCGCGATCGGCGGATTGATCGGGATCTTCGTATTGATCGCGATCGACGTATCGGCGACCTCGACCTCCGCCGCGACCTCGACCGCGTCCTCGACCTCCCCCACCTCCTTCTTGACCTTGACCTCGACCGTGACCTCGACCGGAAGCGGGAATTACTTCCGGTGGGGATACAGTTGGGCATGGTGAGCGGCGGCGGCAACGCCGAACCGGAACCGGGCCAACGCAACGGCGACGTCCCGGTACCGCCGGGCGTCCATAACGGGGTACGGGAACGGGAATGGCGGCGGCGGGAACGGCGGCGGGAGGAGCGGGAACGGCGGCGGGaggagcggcggcggggggaGGAGCGGGAACGGCGGCGGGAGGAGCGGGAATGGCGGGAACGGGAGCGATGGCGGGAACGGAGGCGGCGTCGGGAAGAGCGGGAGCGGGaacgggagcgggagcgggaacGGGagcggcgggaggaggaggaggaagatggaggaggaggaagaggaagaggaggtggaggaggaggaggagggggaggggaaagaagAGTGGGCGTGGCCGGAAGGGGCGGGGCTGATGAACGTTTGGGTGATGACGCGGAAGGGGCGGGGCCAACAGCGGTGGtggtgggggaggggctgctcctcacGGCCGGCGGCTCCGCGGGGATTGGACACGGTGGCGGGAGCGGCTCCGGCTGCTGCGGCTCCTGATTGGACAAAACACCCACGTCAATCAACACCTACCCACACAAACCCCACCCCCCTGTTTCAATCCCGAGGCCAcgccccctctgtcccctcccaggccccgccccctccggCGCTCACCTGCggcggggggggaggggcggcggcggcggcggcgggcgagGCCgaaggcggcggcggcgcctcctcctcttcctcgcggcgcggcggcggcgccggggtCGGGGTCGGGGCCGTGGCGCTACGGGACCTGCAGGGGGGGTGGGTGGGCGGGGTTTTGGTATGCTAATGAGGCGCTATGCTAATGAGATGCTAAGGGAATTTGAAAGGGGGCGGGGTTTACCTGCTGCGGGAGGagcctgaggaagaggaggagccgGCCGGGGAGGAAGAGCGCTCCGGCTTCTGCGATTGGCTGGTGGATCTgtgagggggagggaggggttTTAAATAAGGGGGAGGGGCTTAAATAATAAAGGGGCGGGGCTTAAAGGGGGCGGGGTTTTCTCTCACCTCTTGCGCTTCTTCTCCTTGGCCTTGTGTTTGGccttggggctgggagagctgtgggGGGGGGTGGTGACGTCAGCGGGGAGGCCACGCCCACCCTGTGACCACACCCACCGGTGACCACACCCCACCTTGTGACCACACCCACCTATCCTAATTTGCattttccccgccccctcctccTTACCGGTGCTTTCGCTTCTTGGCCTCCGATTCAGACCTAGAAGGGGCAAAAAGGGGGCGTGGTTTAGCGAGGCCACGCCCCTTATTTTGGTGAAGCCACGCCCCTTCACCTTAATACTAAGTTGTGTTGCCTTTAGGCCACGCCCATTTTTATTCAGGCAAAAAACACGCCCATTTTTACATATTAGGTGGTGGTTCTGGTGGGTTAATGGTTGGCCACGCCCACTTTGGTGGGTGGCCACGCCCACTCGCGGTTTGGCCACGCCCCCTCTCACCTGTGCTTCTTCTTCTTGCTCTTCTTCCTCTCCCCGGAGCGACTGGCGGACctgggggggaaaatgggatgggagaccccaaaattgcacaaatttcacccaaaattccaaCCAAAAATCAACTCAAATCCTACTGGaaatttcatttgaaatttctgaaattttaCCCAAAATTTCATCTGAAATTCCTCAAATTTTACCCAAAATTTCACCTGaaatttcccaaattcctgccaaAATTAACCTCAAATCCTACTGAAAATTGCACCTGAATTTCTCAAAGTTTCACCCAAAAATTCATCAGAAATTCACCAAATTTTACCCAAAATTTCATctgaaattccccaaattcctgccaaAATCAGACTCAAATCCTACTGAAAATTTCACCTGAAATTCCCAAAGTTTCACCCAAAATTTCACCTGAAATTCCTCAAATTTTACCCAAAATTCCATCTGAAATTCctcaaattccacccaaaataAGACAAAAATTCTACCAAAAATTTCACCTGAAATTCCTAAAGTTCCACCCAAAATTTCACCTAAAATTCACCAAATTTTACCCAAAACTTCATCTGAAATTCctcaaattccacccaaaataaaccaaaaattcTACCAAAAATTTCATCTGAAATTCCTAAAGTTCCACCCAAAATTTCACCTGAAATTCCTCAAATTTTACCCAAAATTTCACCTGAAATTCTCAATTTTACCCAAAATTTCACCAGAAATTCCTCAAATTTTACCCAAAATTTCATCTGAAATTCCCgaaatttcacccaaaattcctccaaaattcctccctgaaattcccaattccacccaaaattccacctcaaatcccctaaaaattccgcaaaaaaatctcacaaattcaaaaaaaaaaaaaaccaaaacccccccaaaaatcaccccaaaattcacctcaaacctccccaaaataccccaaaaattcccaaaaatcctcttCCAAAACTCCctaaaatcacccaaaaaaccccaaaatctccccccaaaattcccaaaaaatccctcacaaattcaaaaaaaaccccaaaatccccaaaacccccaaaaaacccaaaaacccccccaaaatcttccctcaaaattcccaaaaatccctcaaaaattcccaaaaaaaccccaaaaaattcccaaaaaaaaccccaaaaaatccaaaaaaacccccaaaaaaattccaaaaaaacccaaaaatctcccttaaaaattccaaaaaaattccccaaaaaaccccaaaactcccccaaaaatcacccaaattttttcccaaaattcccaaaattttcccaaaattcccaaatttatcccaaattttcccaccTGCCCCGatccttcttctttttcttctttttctgcttcGGGGAAGGCGAGCGGGAGCTCAGCTCCTCGGGGGCGGCgctgggaggggaaaaagggaaaaaattaaaattttttgggaaaattttggggaaattttgggatttttggagatttttttgatGGGGTTTTTAGGAtaaattttttgggattttttttggaattttttaggatttttttgtggtACCTGGGTGGTACAGGAGTGAAATTTGGggtaaattattttgatttttttgtgggatttttatgggatttcgGGGTAAATTTTTGcgattttttgtggattttttgtgggatttttgtgagttttttgtgagattttggggtaaatttttgggatttttttgtgggatttttctgagatttttgtgggattttgggttaaatttttggggtgaattttggggtttttggggttacCTGGGCGGCTCGGGGGGCTCCTccttggaatttttggggtcgtttttaggatttttttgggtaaatttttgcgattttttgtgggatttttttgtgagatttttgtgggatttttggggtaaatttttgggattttttggggtgaattttagagattttttgtgggatttttgtgagttttttgtgggattttggggtaaatttttgcgattttttgggggatttttgtgagatttttgtgggattttggggtaaatttttgggatttttttgtgggatttttgtgagatttttgtgggattttgagctaaattttggggattttttggggtgaattttggggcgtTTTTGGTGCTACCTGGGTGGCTCGGGGGGAcgattttggggtcattttttgggatttttggggcaaattttcagaatttttgtgagatttttctgagtttttttgTGGCACTTTAGGGtaaatttttggggtaaattttgatatttttgGTGCTACCTGGGCGCCTCGGGGGGCTCCTCCTTGGAgcttttggggttgttttttggcaaatttttgggattttttggataaatttttgggattttttgtgagatttttctgagatttctgtgggattttggggtaaatttttggcatttttggtGCTACCTGGGCGCCTCGGGGGGATGATTTTGGGATCGATTCTGGGGACATTTTTGG is drawn from Zonotrichia albicollis isolate bZonAlb1 chromosome 24, bZonAlb1.hap1, whole genome shotgun sequence and contains these coding sequences:
- the LOC106630687 gene encoding uncharacterized protein LOC106630687; translated protein: MNVTMGATTGDTKPGVVTMDVPKATTGGIVTIGATIGDTKPGIATSDVPKATTGDTKPGTVTMDVTKGGGIVTSGVPKATTGGIVTIGATIGDTKSGIVTIGATTGDTKAGIVTSDVPKAITDATKSGIVTMGATTSDTRAGIVTMDVPKATTGDTRGGIVTIGATTGDTKPGIVTSDVPKATMGDTKPGIAPMDVTKVTMGATTGDTKPGITPMGDTKATTGDTKAGIATMGDTKATMGATRAGGAVPSGVPSGVPRGVPSGVSPLGAAILRASADATAKATAMATRATLDATRATSVSNVTMATAPSVTSSSVTIVTSSSVTSATSLSNVTAPSVTSFNSVTSSSATSMSCVIGPSVTSLSSVTGSSVTSATSMSAAGVTVTPGVTKATASAASATSMTSVTMATAPSVTSSIVTSLTSSSVTGATSVTSSSVTKATGVTSMAAPSLTSMAAPCFQYQHGGSQYDQYDQYNRDVISQYDQYNHHQHGVGSQCSSLTIPTWRVGSQYDQYVHDVISQCSRYQHGGSQYQYGGSQYNMAAPSSPSTNMAAPSITSTNMAAPSVTMKSPPSITSSTDAVAMDTSAPADITADVTADVTTAVPPKSSSSSSSSSSSSSSSSSSSSSDSDSDSSSSDSDSAPPSPAPPTGSPGAVSVPSMAAITTPGAPEPPPGDVTAAPPEGSAPSEATPTAAAAAILAPQKRKRRRSSSSSSSSSSSSSSSSSSSSSSSSSSSSSSSSSSSSSSSSSSSSSSSSSSSSSSSEEAPPTAPPEAAPPPATTDPAPPRRPRPIRHSPPRPRPPPPPPATPTNRPRPRCLHPQRPRPHHQRPRPPPRWPRPLRPRPCCRLNPQQWAGNGGAPPTRLAAVAHAGRGAWLAPFATPSPALCSHWPQPGGAWPGGAAAPSPYWLPAAQAPPPSSGRPRPSWPRPTRGGWSPRSPSSPFLRGGVAGGAWPRLGGGGSCLHRFHGNLGGAGLGCSARLGGGACMHRFHGGMGVASVAAANRVSPCGHRGCCYHGRGGASLGGGGATPRSPSPFAMTPAWPPAWPSTPSMAPPPPSMAPPPPSMAPPPPSTAPPLPSTAPPPPSIAPPPPSTAPPLPPPPS
- the LOC141731683 gene encoding uncharacterized protein LOC141731683 isoform X1 encodes the protein MYNGIGLPTPRGSGTNGYVQRNLSALRPKKGGAGGDPPPGEEELKRLEAALAKKPNADILDHQRKRRVELKCLELAELMEEQGYSAEEIEAKVATFRTMLLEKDEGPGDPEQKPTATETHQQAEANERKNERLRAAFGISDSYVDGSAFDAARRAKEEPPEPPSAAPEELSSRSPSPKQKKKKKKKDRGRSASRSGERKKSKKKKHRSESEAKKRKHRSPSPKAKHKAKEKKRKRSTSQSQKPERSSSPAGSSSSSGSSRSRSRSATAPTPTPAPPPRREEEEEAPPPPSASPAAAAAAPPPPPQEPQQPEPLPPPCPIPAEPPAVRSSPSPTTTAVGPAPSASSPKRSSAPPLPATPTLLSPPPPPPPPPPLPLPPPPSSSSSSRRSRSRSRSRSRSRSSRRRLRSRHRSRSRHSRSSRRRSRSSPRRRSSRRRSRSSRRRSRRRHSRSRTPLWTPGGTGTSPLRWPGSGSALPPPLTMPNCIPTGSNSRFRSRSRSRSRSRRRWGRSRTRSRSRRRSRSPIRRSRSIRRSRSIRRSRSIRRSRSIRRSRSIRRSRSIRRSRSPIRRSRSIRRSRSIRRSRSIRRSRSPIRRSRSRRRSRSSIRRSRSIRRSRSIRRSRSRRRSRRRSPSPSPSPDRRSRRRRRSRSESSGKSRHGGGGGGTALSRRSRSLSSPATPKKRARDQRERSASRRRGRSESASPTPPPPIAPMGAASVGGATSPVPARPKWVPLAELQPPKGVTTTTGVAASKWVPIGGAQPAPPGTEGGGTKVISDATKATPDVTKATPEVIKTASDGTKTTPEVTKATSDGTKATSDGTKVTPDGTKAIPEGVTAAVTADKAPVVAEGTPGMSPKVSPAGKVAGSDNKMGGSENKMAANENKMAASDNKMAASENKMAASENKMAASDSKMTGSENKMAGSDNKMAASDNKMAGSDVKMAASENKMAASDNKMAGSDNKMAASENKMAGSDNKMAASENKMAASENKMAASENKMAASDHKMTGSDPKVTNGDPKAATSSDPKPPLSPSVPKLEVTPPPVPKATPTSPNVPKMAAPPPEPKVTSPNVPKASPRLGTPLGTPPPAATGVAQGAGTATRWRWWHLGDINGDIAARRAPQFTLVTRGGLGIADDVTDDVTDVTCHQEGGRGHQGGWRRHQGCHQNGGGGTQGCWWHCGGGTDGQQGWQCHQGHHRGHQGWHCHYG
- the LOC141731683 gene encoding uncharacterized protein LOC141731683 isoform X3, which produces MEEQGYSAEEIEAKVATFRTMLLEKDEGPGDPEQKPTATETHQQAEANERKNERLRAAFGISDSYVDGSAFDAARRAKEEPPEPPSAAPEELSSRSPSPKQKKKKKKKDRGRSASRSGERKKSKKKKHRSESEAKKRKHRSPSPKAKHKAKEKKRKRSTSQSQKPERSSSPAGSSSSSGSSRSRSRSATAPTPTPAPPPRREEEEEAPPPPSASPAAAAAAPPPPPQEPQQPEPLPPPCPIPAEPPAVRSSPSPTTTAVGPAPSASSPKRSSAPPLPATPTLLSPPPPPPPPPPLPLPPPPSSSSSSRRSRSRSRSRSRSRSSRRRLRSRHRSRSRHSRSSRRRSRSSPRRRSSRRRSRSSRRRSRRRHSRSRTPLWTPGGTGTSPLRWPGSGSALPPPLTMPNCIPTGSNSRFRSRSRSRSRSRRRWGRSRTRSRSRRRSRSPIRRSRSIRRSRSIRRSRSIRRSRSIRRSRSIRRSRSIRRSRSPIRRSRSIRRSRSIRRSRSIRRSRSPIRRSRSRRRSRSSIRRSRSIRRSRSIRRSRSRRRSRRRSPSPSPSPDRRSRRRRRSRSESSGKSRHGGGGGGTALSRRSRSLSSPATPKKRARDQRERSASRRRGRSESASPTPPPPIAPMGAASVGGATSPVPARPKWVPLAELQPPKGVTTTTGVAASKWVPIGGAQPAPPGTEGGGTKVISDATKATPDVTKATPEVIKTASDGTKTTPEVTKATSDGTKATSDGTKVTPDGTKAIPEGVTAAVTADKAPVVAEGTPGMSPKVSPAGKVAGSDNKMGGSENKMAANENKMAASDNKMAASENKMAASENKMAASDSKMTGSENKMAGSDNKMAASDNKMAGSDVKMAASENKMAASDNKMAGSDNKMAASENKMAGSDNKMAASENKMAASENKMAASENKMAASDHKMTGSDPKVTNGDPKAATSSDPKPPLSPSVPKLEVTPPPVPKATPTSPNVPKMAAPPPEPKVTSPNVPKASPRLGTPLGTPPPAATGVAQGAGTATRWRWWHLGDINGDIAARRAPQFTLVTRGGLGIADDVTDDVTDVTCHQEGGRGHQGGWRRHQGCHQNGGGGTQGCWWHCGGGTDGQQGWQCHQGHHRGHQGWHCHYG